A genomic region of Megalobrama amblycephala isolate DHTTF-2021 linkage group LG6, ASM1881202v1, whole genome shotgun sequence contains the following coding sequences:
- the akap17a gene encoding A-kinase anchor protein 17A has product MLQSEQFRKCSAEAPVFIMTSIVNDTAEAVDLCPEYNLYLKPIAKMTISVALPHLKMPGKSISNWEVMERLKSMAQPDQFSSLRISKSTMDFIRFEGEVENKSVVKRILTKLEGKSIKLSGFTDVLKVRTAENKVDFPTRHDWDSFFRDAKDMNETVPGERPDTVHLEGLPCKWFAQKDGSPDKPSETVLKTVFERFGKIRNVDIPMLDPYREEMTGKNFNTFSFGGHLNFEGYVQYLDHTGFVKAMDSLRGMKLMFKGDDGKAVACSIKVTFDTTKHLSDSSLKKRQQERLKLQELEKQREEQKRREKEEEERRKEEERKQREQEEQEKERRREEKLRKREQKIKEKEEKKNQKKMKKQQEEEQKKLHLKIAMEERKLLLAQRNLESIRLIAELLSRAKSLKQQQLEQQRAELARLQQLEERRRQQEEELRRVEAEKARALELQRKERELRDRLLGNLLKKSTNTDGQDENALTCDNTVIDLDLQICDAPAQVNGVSPKADEINPASLVKPDNQDSKPKKQENVEDQKVAADSDRRERSNHARRRSSGRRSHSRNGRRRGRERSGSCRRSRSRTTRHRRHGASPERRRKYSHGPSSSKSRSSSRSRRGSSSRSRSSSRGRGRHSHHRSRRY; this is encoded by the exons TGTTCAGCTGAAGCGCCTGTGTTCATAATGACGTCCATCGTCAACGACACGGCCGAGGCTGTGGATCTGTGTCCGGAATACAACCTCTACCTGAAGCCCATCGCCAAAATGACCATCAGCGTGGCTCTTCCTCATCTGAAGATGCCGGGCAAGTCCATCTCCAACTGGGAGGTGATGGAAAGGCTGAAGTCCATGGCACAGCCGGACCAGTTCTCCTCGCTGCGCATCTCCAAGAGCACCATGGACTTCATCCGCTTCGAAGGTGAGGTGGAGAACAAGAGCGTGGTCAAGCGCATCCTGACCAAACTCGAGGGAAAGAGCATCAAACTCAGCGGATTCACGGACGTCCTGAAGGTGCGCACGGCCGAGAACAAAGTCGACTTCCCGACGCGCCACGACTGGGATTCCTTCTTCCGGGACGCCAAGGACATGAACGAGACGGTTCCCGGAGAGCGGCCGGACACCGTCCATCTGGAGGGGCTTCCGTGCAAGTGGTTCGCGCAGAAGGACGGCTCTCCCGACAAGCCTTCGGAGACGGTGCTCAAAACCGTATTCGAGCGGTTCGGCAAGATTCGGAACGTCGACATTCCCATGCTGGATCCCTACCGTGAAGAGATGACTGGGAAGAACTTCAACACGTTCTCGTTCGGAGGACACTTGAACTTTGAAGGATACGTGCAGTATCTGGATCACACGGGCTTCGTCAAAGCCATGGACTCTCTGAGAGGGATGAAACTGATGTTTAAAGGGGATGATGGGAAGGCGGTGGCCTGCAGTATTAAG GTGACCTTTGACACGACGAAACACCTGAGTGATTCCTCACTGAAGAAACGACAGCAGGAGCGACTGAAACTCCAGGAGCTGGAGAAACAACGAGAGGAGCAGAAACgcagagagaaagaggaagaggagcGGCGGAAGGAGGAAGAGAG aAAACAGCGTGAGCAGGAGGAGCAGGAGAAGGAGAGGAGGAGGGAGGAGAAACTGCGCAAACGAGAGCAGAAGATAAAGGAgaaagaggagaagaagaacCAGAAGAAGATGAAGAAGCAGCAGGAGGAAGAACAGAAGAAGCTGCACCTGAAGATCGCCATGGAGGAGAGGAAACTGCTGCTGGCTCAGAGGAACCTGGAGTCCATCCGGCTCATCGCCGAGTTACTGAGCCGAGCAAAG AGCCTGAAGCAGCAGCAGCTGGAGCAGCAGAGGGCGGAGCTGGCGCGGCTGCAGCAGCTGGAGGAGCGCAGACGGCAGCAGGAGGAGGAGCTGCGGCGCGTGGAGGCCGAGAAAGCGCGCGCGCTGGAGCTCCAGAGGAAAGAGCGCGAGCTGCGCGACAGACTGCTGGGAAACCTGCTGAAGAAGAGCACCAACACAGACGGCCAGGACGAGAACGCTCTCACCTGCGACAACACCGTTATCGACCTGGATCTTCAGATCTGCGACGCGCCGGCGCAGGTGAACGGCGTGTCGCCGAAAGCGGACGAGATAAATCCGGCATCCCTGGTGAAGCCGGACAACCAGGACAGCAAACCGAAGAAACAGGAGAACGTTGAGGACCAGAAAGTCGCAGCCGACAGCGACAGACGTGAGCGCAGCAATCACGCGCGGCGCCGCAGCAGCGGGAGGCGCAGTCACAGTCGGAACGGACGGAGGCGCGGCCGCGAGCGCAGCGGCAGTTGCAGGAGGAGCAGGAGCCGAACCACGCGACACAGGCGTCACGGAGCGAGTCCGGAGCGCCGCAGGAAGTACAGTCACGGCCCGAGCAGCAGCAAAAGTCGCAGCAGCAGCCGCAGTCGCAGGGGAAGCAGCAGCAGGAGTCGCTCGTCCAGTCGAGGACGTGGACGACACTCGCACCACCGCTCCAGACGATACTGA